A portion of the Leucoraja erinacea ecotype New England chromosome 9, Leri_hhj_1, whole genome shotgun sequence genome contains these proteins:
- the LOC129700183 gene encoding galectin-3-like: MATFSDELSLEDAFGDDFASGTKLNQGQPGPLSGQPGQPGHWPGQPGQQGPWPGQPGPQGPWPGQPGQQGPWPGQPGQQGPWPGQPGPWAAQPGQPGPWPGQPGKPGPWAGQPGQQGPPGQPGPPGPTPRALTLPFNFPIQGGWPPMKMLTIEASIKPNVDKFAIDVCAGHDTAFHFNVRFKEDGYQQAIVRNSKFNNVWGSEERAIPNFPFKKGEKFELLILGEPHQYRVAVNKQHFTQFAHRSHKLSQVTNVNIYGDITLHKMVMM; the protein is encoded by the exons ATG GCTACATTTTCG GATGAATTATCA TTGGAAGATGCATTTGGCGATGATTTTGCAAGTGGTACCAAATTGAATCAAGGACAGCCGGGACCCTTATCTGGGCAACCTGGACAACCGGGACACTGGCCTGGGCAACCTGGGCAGCAAGGACCCTGGCCTGGGCAACCTGGGCCGCAAGGACCCTGGCCTGGGCAACCTGGGCAGCAAGGACCCTGGCCTGGGCAACCTGGGCAGCAAGGACCCTGGCCTGGGCAACCAGGACCCTGGGCTGCGCAACCGGGGCAACCAGGACCCTGGCCTGGGCAACCTGGAAAACCAGGACCCTGGGCTGGGCAACCGGGGCAGCAGGGACCACCTGGGCAACCGGGACCTCCTGGGCCTACTCCTAGAGCTTTG ACTCTGCCGTTCAATTTTCCGATCCAAGGAGGTTGGCCTCCAATGAAAATGTTGACAATTGAGGCGTCTATCAAACCGAATGTTGACAA GTTTGCCATCGATGTCTGCGCCGGCCATGATACTGCTTTTCATTTTAATGTTCGTTTTAAGGAGGATGGCTATCAGCAAGCTATTGTCCGAAATAGCAAATTCAATAATGTTTGGGGGTCAGAAGAAAGGGCTATACCAAACTTTCCATTCAAGAAAGGAGAAAAATTTGAG TTACTGATTCTTGGTGAACCACATCAATACAGGGTGGCTGTGAATAAACAACATTTCACTCAGTTCGCACATCGGTCTCATAAGTTGAGCCAAGTGACCAATGTCAATATCTACGGTGATATTACGCTACATAAGATGGTTATGATGTAA